AATGCCTTTGCCAGTTCAGTTTTACCGACACCGGTCGTTCCAAGGAAAATAAAAGAACCGATCGGGCGTTTGGGATCCTGTAATCCGGCACGGCTACGACGTACGGCATCTGCAACCGCTTCAATTGCTTCGTCCTGTCCAATCACTCGTTGATGGAGTTCGTCTTCCAAATGCAATAATTTATCTTTCTCACTTTGCATCATTTTGCTGACAGGGATGCCCGTCCAGCGTGAAACAACGTCAGCGATGTCTTCAGCATCCACTTCTTCTTTGATCATGGCTTTATCACCTTGCATACCACGAAGTTTCTCCTGCGTATCTTCTATCTCTTTGTCCAAAGCCTGGAGCTTTCCGTAACGGATTTCGGCAACTTTTCCATAGTCTCCTTCACGTTCCGCTTTCTCTGCCTCGAACTTCAGATTCTCTATTTCCACTTTGTTTTGCTGGATTTTATCCATCAGCGTTTTTTCACTTTGCCATTTAGCTTTGAAGGACTTCTCAACTTCTTTTAGTTCGGCCAGTTCTTTGCCGATAATTTCCAGTTTCGGCTTATCATTTTCACGCTTAATGGCTTCACGTTCGATTTCTAACTGTTTGATCTTACGTGAGATTTCATCCAATTCTTCTGGAACGGAATCTACTTCCATACGTAGTTTGGCTGCTGCTTCATCCATCAGGTCGATTGCTTTGTCCGGCAAGAAACGGTCAGTGATGTAACGGCTGCTCAGTTCTACAGCTGCTATGATGGCATCGTCTTTGATACGTACATGATGATGGTTCTCGTAGCGTTCTTTCAATCCACGAAGGATGGAAATGGTACTCAGAGTATCCGGTTCATCTACCTGTACAATCTGGAAACGACGTTCCAATGCTTTATCTTTCTCGAAATACTTCTGATATTCGTCGAGAGTGGTTGCACCGATCGAACGTAGTTCTCCACGTGCCAATGCCGGTTTCAGAATATTTGCAGCATCCATTGCTCCTTCGCCTTTGCCGGCGCCTACCAGTGTATGAATCTCATCAATAAACAAGATTATATCACCTTCTGATTTCTTAACCTCATTGACTACTGATTTTAGTCGCTCTTCGAATTCTCCTTTATATTTTGCTCCTGCAACCAATGCTCCCATATCGAGAGAGTAGACCTGTTTGTTTTTCAGGTTTTCGGGTACGTCTCCCCGGAGGATACGATGCGCCAATCCTTCTACGATAGCTGTCTTACCTGTACCCGGTTCACCAATCAAGATCGGATTGTTCTTGGTTCGGCGGCTTAATATTTGCAGTACCCGTCGGATTTCTTCGTCACGTCCGATTACAGGGTCCAGTTTGCCGCTGCGGGCGGCTTCGTTCAGATTGATAGCGTATTTCTCCAATGACTGATAGTTGTCTTCACTGGATTGAGAAGTAACTTTTTCTCCTTTTCTGAGTTCATTGATAGCGTTACGCAATTCTTTTTCCGTCATTCCGGCATCTTTCAAGATGGTGGATACGGTACTTTTCACAGTTAGCAAAGCCAGTAGAATATGTTCTAATGAAACAAATTCATCTCCCATTTCTTTAGAATACTGGGTTGCCTTCTGCAATACTTCATTAGATTCTCTGCTTAGGTAAGGTTCTCCTCCGGATACTTTAGGCAGAGATTCGATCTGTTTGTCAACGACTAGAGCTACCTGTTGCCCGTTCATTCCTAATTTTTGAAAGATGAAGTTAGTCACATTTTCGCCTACCTTCATTACTCCATGTAGGATATGAGCAGGTTCAATCGCCTGTTGTCCCCGACTTTGTACGAGATTTACGGCCTCCTGTACCGCTTCTTGAGATTTGATGGTAAAATTGTTAAAGTTCATATGGTTGTTCTCCTTTCTTTTTTCATGATTTTAATAACACTTGAAGGGGCTCAAAAGATTTGCCAAGTAGAAAAATATGACAAAATAACATGATTATAAAGGAGTTAGAAGACAAAATGACCTTTTTCATCTGAATGATACTGACGAATTTGCCGCGAAATGAAGTGAATAAATAAAAGTATTGTAGTATCTTTATCCGCTGTAATCATATTATAAATAAGGTATGAATGATAAACCTCAAATAAAACTGTCTGAAACAGTAGTGTTGATTGATGCTGCTTTCTTGAATTTTGTAATTACAGATATGAAAGGTTACTTTGAAGAGACTTTGCGACGTTCTTTACAGGATATCGACCTTTCTATGTTGACCACTTATCTGACTTTGGATGCCGGAATCACGGAAGGGAAAAATGAAGTACAATTTCTTTTTGTTTACGATAAGGAGTCCGATCAGCTTGTACATTGCCATCCTTCCGATTTGGTGAAGGAGTTGAATGGAGTCGCTTTTCAGAGTCCTTATGGTGAATATTCGTTTGCAAGTGTTCCTTCGGAAGGGATGGTTTCACGCGAAGATTTGTTTTTGGATTTATTGTCTATCGTTGCTGATTCGGCTGATGTGAAAAGGATGATTGTCGTTTCTTTCAATGAAGAATATGGAAAGAAAGTATTCGATGCGTTGCATGAAGTGAAAGGCAAGGAGATTATCCAGTTTCGTATGAATGAGCCTGAAGTGCAGGTAGAATATAAGTGGGATATGTTGGCATTCCCTATTATGCAAGCATTAGGAATCAAAGCTGAAGAACTATAGTCTTTGTGTTTAATTCCTGATCTTTAATTTTAATCCTCAAATAACTTAAATAAAAAGGTGTCCGATTTTCGTTTAAAAGTATTTCAGAGCGTAGCGAAGAATCTGAGTTTCACAAAGGCTTCGCAAGAATTGTTTGTCAGCCAGCCTGCTATCACTAAGCATATTCAGGAATTGGAGACTTATTATCAGGCTCGTTTGTTCGAACGTCAGGGGAGTAAAATCTCATTGACTGTTGCCGGTGAATTACTACTGAAGCATAGCGAAAAGATTTTAGATGATTACAAGCGGCTTGAATATGAAATGCATTTGTTGCATAACGAGTATATTGGAGAGTTGAAACTGGGAGCTAGCACGACGATTGCTCAATATGTTCTGCCCCCTTTATTGGCTCATTTTATTGCGAAGTTTCCACAAGTCAATCTTTCCGTCCTTAATGGAAACTCTCGGGGAGTGGAGGTCGCTTTGCAAGAACACCGGATTGAATTGGGATTGGTGGAAGGTATTTTTCGTTTACCTAATCTGAAATATACTTTGTTTTTGCAAGATGAACTTGTTGCGGTAGTGCATGTGAACAGTAAACTAAATATTCAGGAGGAGATAACACCTGCAGAATTGCCGAATATCCCTTTGGTTTTGCGTGAAAGAGGTTCGGGGACGTTGGATGTATTTGAACGAGCCCTGTCGCAACACAATCTGAAGCTGTCTTCTTTGAATGTTCTGATGTATCTTGGTGGTACGGAGAGTATCAAGCTCTTTTTGGAACATACTGATTGTATGGGAATTGTTTCTATCCGGTCGGTGCATAAAGAACTTGTGGCCGGCACTTTACGGGTAGTTGAGATAAAAGGGATGCCAATGTTGCGCGAATTTAATTTTGTGCAGCTACAAGGGCAGGAGGGAGGATTATCTCAAGTTTTTATGCGCTTTGCGGGGCATCATAGCAAGAACTTGTAGGTCAGACTTCTTCCATACGAACCATCTCCCAACCGCAGAACTGTATTACGATGCAGTGAAGTTGCGTGCCTTGGCATAATAGACGGACTTTCGGACTTGCGGCATAACCATGAATTTGAGCCACCGCTTCTTCCCATTGTTCGGCAGACTGGGCATCAAACTTTTCTTTAGGCAGATATTTTAGTTCTACTATATAGCTGTGTGCAATTTCTGCATAGCGTTGCAGGTCAGGCATGAGAAACATGTCGCAAAAGCCATGGTTCAACTCTACCTCAGGTGTCGTCAAGTAATATGCATTGACGCTAAGATAGGCAGTGAAGAATCCTTGAATATTGCGTTCTCCTTCAATGCTGCTGCGCACGGAAGAATTCTCTTTATAAGCTTTGGCTATAAATTCCAATGCAGGTCGCCATTCACCGTCAAAAGCCATGTTATTGAAGAGTATCTCTATATCTATCAGATTGATATAGTGGTGGTTTTGATATTCTTCCAAGATATATTCATAATATTGTTTTCGGACATTTGTATTAGGGATTCCTAAGATAGTCAGATTTCCACGTGTTCCGATGATAGTCAGCATGCCATAGTAAAAAAGCAGGCTGGGAAATATTTCCGGATTCGTAATCTGGTCTGCGGAAAAAGACTGGAATAGGTTAGTGATGATTTTTCCTTCTTCGGCAATGCGTTTGATAACGCCTTTGCGATTACCGTCAAGACGATCCAGTTGGATGAGTTTTTTCATCTTGTTATAATCCGTTCGGGTATTAGGGTCAATCATCTGTTCGGGAGATGCTCCCAACTGAATCCGATTCCGAAGGTAGTAAAGTACCATATCGCAGTTGAACATTTTGGGATCAGAACTCAGGCTTTGACGTGCAAAACAATAATTGTCATACCACGGCTTCATTTCCAGAATCATCTCTTCAATATCTCCATGCAGTTGCCCTGTTTCCTTGTAATATTGGAACATAGTGCGCACATCTTTTTCAGAAAATCCCAGCATCTGGTTAAATACCGGACTGGTACTGATGTTCCAACCGATATTATAACCGCTCGACAAGTCGTCTAGCGTTACGGGACTGACACCGATCATAAAGATACGGTCGAACATTCCTTTATAGTTTTTGAAGGCATCACGGTAGAAGCCGCTTGCGTGGGTGATGGCACGATATATTTCGTTGCCTTTTTCGTTGAGGACGACATTGGTGAAGTTATCGTATTCATCTATAATAAGATATAGGGGATAACCTAATCTCCTGGCTTCGTCATCAAGGATGTGAAGTTTATCAATTCCTTTATCCGCAGCACTGAAACGTTCTATGAATTCATCTGTGTAATATTCACGATATCGGTTGAGAAAACCGTCTAGCTGCACAGCGCTGTAAGAATCGAATCTTTGTGGCAGTTCATCAATACTGCCACCGATTTTGGAAAAGTCAAGATAAAGTATTTGGTATTTGCCTTGAAGCGGAGTTGTATGCTGACCGATCCAGAGATTGCCGAATAGTTGCTGGAACTTATCTTTTTGTGAAAGGTCATAGTATGACCGGAGCATACTAAGCAGCAGACTCTTGCCGAAACGTCGAGGACGAATGAATATCAGGTAGTTGGCTTGATCTTCCAATAAGGGAATATACATTGTTTTATCCACGTAATAGCGGTTTTGCATGATTACGTCCTCAAAGTTGGACATGCCATATGGTATTTGTTTCACTGTTTCCATAACTATAAAGTTTGCTTCTTTTTGTTTTTCAGATTCTAGCTCCTCAAACAATCAAATATCAAAGATAGTTCTTTTAAGATGATTATTCCATTTTTGTGCGTTTATTTTCCAATTCGGTCATAATCGCTGCTTTTTCATTCGAATCTTACCTTCTACAGAAAAAGAAAAAAAGATTTTATCTCTCATTGCTCTCATTGTTTTTTCTTAAATATCAGATAATAAGATTCTTATCGAATGAGAGATACTTCTGCAAGAACCTATCTCTCATCATTTTATAGTGAAAATACGCCTAAAAACAGTTATCTCTCATTCATTTTTAGTTATCTCTCATCTATTTTCAGGGTATCTCTCATCATATATTATTTTTTATTCAGTGGCAACTTTCTTCTTTACATAGACTCTGTGCGAACCTCTTCCTGCAATATCAATACCGGATTCCGGAAGATCAGCCCATTGTTTCAGCTCTTTAGTAGCAGCTGTCTGAAGCAGTCCGGTTAGTCTTTGGTAATTCCGTACAGTCAGGAAAGCGTGTTCGTCGAGAAATTTCAGGGCTAATGTCAGCCGTTGCTCCGGTGTGAACTTTTTAGAGGAGCGTTGTGGTTTCCATGGAGCTCTTTCCAGCCGGCATCTTTCATTAATGTTTCTGATCATCGTTCTGTCTGCCCGAAAATTCACTCCTCCTACACAGATGCTTTGTGCGTTTCGGTGTTTGGCGCCTTCTTCCGCCTCTTCTCGTTCTTTGTCTCTGCATAGGGCGAGTGAGGGGGTAAAAGTCCCTATTCCGTCTATTTTCACAGAGCGTCCTTCCGCCATCAGATGCGCCATTTCTATGGCGGTCTGGAGCAATACGCCTTCTATGTCTCCGGCACTGAAGCCGCTGACGTCTCCTACTCGTTGCGCCAGTTCCTTAATGCTTGCATTGTCTATCCGTGCAAACTTGGGATAAGTAATTCTTTTGCCCGTTTTCTGAATGTCGGGCATCTCTTCCATAATGTATCGTGCCATACTGTCTTGGTTCTAAAGTATTAATAGATAAATTCTTTGGTATTAGAGGTAAAGTTCCTTTCTTCCAATACTAAAGTTCTTATTGGTTAATTATAAACTATAATTGATGCTTTTGTTTTTATAAATGCAAGTTGCGTTTTTAAAGTTGCAACTTGCATTTGTATAATTGGAATTTGCATTTATAGTTTACTATTAAACAAAGGTAACTTATCTTCTTGATAAAAGCAAGTTTACTACTAATAAAGAATAATTTATTTGTTAATAGATTGGGGAATAAGTAATAGGAGGTAATATTTAAATGAGTTTGGATTGCTTTTGCCCAAGATATGTGTGTTTTTGGAAAAAGAATGGCATGAAGTAGGATATTTAATTTTATTTTTATAGTTTTGCATTGTCTCTCACGCCGATACCTCAATTCGTGAGGTTAGGGTGGTGTGGGAGATATATTATATAAAGAAAGACGTTTACTTGACGTTTTGTCTTTGGCTGTTTGAAACTTCGAACACTTTAAGCAGTAGTCAAAACAAAGCAACAGTAGATGTCTACGGGATATGTTTATACCCTTGAGTGTACTTTGAAATAAAAGTATACGTGGATTGTTATACATATCGGCGTGGGCTTCTGCGTTGCTCGTTCAGACTACTACGGGCAGTTCGAAGGCCTCAAACAGCGGGACGAGTAACAGGTACAGATTCCCGCGCTTTTTCTTTTATAGTATTACTTATCTAATTAATGAACCGTTCGGTTCGGGAATCTGCTGGTTATTTTGAGTAAATTATGGAAAGTGTAATCGTAGATTTTAGGAAATTCCTTGTGCGTGTTATTTGTATATCAGCAATCCTGCTTCAGTAACTCTAATATTAGAGAAGATTATAAACAACATATTAGTAATACTAAAAAAGTATATATGCAATATGTTTTATTACTTTTCTTTAGAAGTATCTTTCATTTAATTTTTCTAATGAATGGTTTGGTAAAATATATATAAAGATAGATTGGAGTATAATAGACTAATACTGATAAACATTATTACTTTTAATATGAATATATAATTATTCACTAATTTCTAAACACACACAAAAACGTTGTTATTTTAACATTTAGAGATTATGCCTATTTTATTGACAGTGGAGAATCTTGTAACTGCGGATTTGAGCACAATTCATAAGGAACAAGCTACTTACGTGGGAATTGATTTTGGAACATCAACTACAGTAGTTTCTTATTCATATTTTGATAATGAAAAGAGAATAGTTGTAACTGAAGTAATGAATCTACGACAGAAGCAAAGTGATGGTGCGGACTTTACTGGAGAAAAAGTGCCTACAGTTATAGCTCTTTATCATAATCGGGTACTTGTCGGAGAGGGAGCTGCAAACTTAAAGTATGAATTAGAAAAAAACAAGGATGTCTGGTACTCTTTTAAGATGGAGTTAGGAGAAGATTTAGGTGCAAAATATTGTAATAGTATTTTGGGTAAAGATAAATCTGTCCGAATCCAAAATGCAAAGGATGCTACTATTTTATTTTTCAGATTCTTAAAGAAAGAGATAGAATCCTATGTCGAACAAAAAGGACTATGTCAGAATATTAAATATGCAGTAAGTATTCCTGCTTCGTTCGAGGCGAATCAACGACGCGATTTGGTTGATGCTTTAATAAGCAATCAAATGGATGTTAGCAAACAGTCCTTGATTGATGAGCCTAACGCAGCTTTTTTAAACTATATTCATGAATCGGAGATGAATAATGAAGCAGTGGTAATTCCTAAAGATATTAATCCTAAAATGTTAGTTTTTGATTTCGGAGCTGGGACATGTGATATTTCAATATTAGAAATAGGTGTAGATTATAAGGGAGTATATTCTAAAAATTTGTCAATATCTAAATTTGAAAAATTGGGAGGAAATGATATTGATAGATACATTGCTTATGAGATATTGTACCCTGAACTTTTGTCTCACAACCATTTAGATATGGATATCTTTATTATGTCTGAGAAGAAAAAAATCATAAATGCTCTTTTGACTACTGCGGAAAACTTAAAAATAAGGATATGTAAAGCCATAAGTCTAATGAGGGATAGTTTCGATTTGTCAGGTCTTGAACAAGAATATAAAGTTTCTGTAAAGGATATTCGAATTAATACATCCAAAGGGGTATTGTACATGGATGAGATTTTTTTAACATCTATCCAATTCGCAGAACTTATGAAAGTTTTCACAAGGAAGAAAAGCGATGTTATTCAAAAAGAAAAACAAATATATAATAGTATTTATGATTGTGTAAAAACTTCTATTCGTAAGGCTAGATTAGAAGTAGATGATGTTGATTATGTTTTATTGGTGGGTGGGAGTAGTCTTAATCCTTATGTACAAGCCGCTCTGAAATCATGGTTGCCATATTCCAAATTATTGTTATTTCCTGATCTTCAGACTTGTGTGTCTAAAGGTGCATCAATTCATTCGTTCATCTATAACTCTTTTGGACAGAATATAGTACAGCCAATAACCAGTGAACCAATATGTATAATTACTAAGAATGATCAGCTAATGACTTTGGTTCCTGCCGGAACTGTCATGCCGA
This sequence is a window from Bacteroides thetaiotaomicron VPI-5482. Protein-coding genes within it:
- the clpB gene encoding ATP-dependent chaperone ClpB, yielding MNFNNFTIKSQEAVQEAVNLVQSRGQQAIEPAHILHGVMKVGENVTNFIFQKLGMNGQQVALVVDKQIESLPKVSGGEPYLSRESNEVLQKATQYSKEMGDEFVSLEHILLALLTVKSTVSTILKDAGMTEKELRNAINELRKGEKVTSQSSEDNYQSLEKYAINLNEAARSGKLDPVIGRDEEIRRVLQILSRRTKNNPILIGEPGTGKTAIVEGLAHRILRGDVPENLKNKQVYSLDMGALVAGAKYKGEFEERLKSVVNEVKKSEGDIILFIDEIHTLVGAGKGEGAMDAANILKPALARGELRSIGATTLDEYQKYFEKDKALERRFQIVQVDEPDTLSTISILRGLKERYENHHHVRIKDDAIIAAVELSSRYITDRFLPDKAIDLMDEAAAKLRMEVDSVPEELDEISRKIKQLEIEREAIKRENDKPKLEIIGKELAELKEVEKSFKAKWQSEKTLMDKIQQNKVEIENLKFEAEKAEREGDYGKVAEIRYGKLQALDKEIEDTQEKLRGMQGDKAMIKEEVDAEDIADVVSRWTGIPVSKMMQSEKDKLLHLEDELHQRVIGQDEAIEAVADAVRRSRAGLQDPKRPIGSFIFLGTTGVGKTELAKALAEFLFDDESMMTRIDMSEYQEKHSVSRLVGAPPGYVGYDEGGQLTEAIRRKPYSVVLFDEIEKAHPDVFNILLQVLDDGRLTDNKGRVVNFKNTIIIMTSNMGSSYIQSQMEKLSGSNKEEVIEETKKEVMNMLKKNIRPEFLNRIDETIMFLPLTETEIRQIVLLQIKGVQKMLAENGVELEMTDAALNFLSQVGYDPEFGARPVKRAIQRYLLNDLSKKLLSQEVDRSKAIIVDSNGDGLVFRN
- a CDS encoding DUF6621 family protein; the protein is MNDKPQIKLSETVVLIDAAFLNFVITDMKGYFEETLRRSLQDIDLSMLTTYLTLDAGITEGKNEVQFLFVYDKESDQLVHCHPSDLVKELNGVAFQSPYGEYSFASVPSEGMVSREDLFLDLLSIVADSADVKRMIVVSFNEEYGKKVFDALHEVKGKEIIQFRMNEPEVQVEYKWDMLAFPIMQALGIKAEEL
- a CDS encoding LysR family transcriptional regulator, with translation MSDFRLKVFQSVAKNLSFTKASQELFVSQPAITKHIQELETYYQARLFERQGSKISLTVAGELLLKHSEKILDDYKRLEYEMHLLHNEYIGELKLGASTTIAQYVLPPLLAHFIAKFPQVNLSVLNGNSRGVEVALQEHRIELGLVEGIFRLPNLKYTLFLQDELVAVVHVNSKLNIQEEITPAELPNIPLVLRERGSGTLDVFERALSQHNLKLSSLNVLMYLGGTESIKLFLEHTDCMGIVSIRSVHKELVAGTLRVVEIKGMPMLREFNFVQLQGQEGGLSQVFMRFAGHHSKNL
- a CDS encoding ATP-binding protein, translated to METVKQIPYGMSNFEDVIMQNRYYVDKTMYIPLLEDQANYLIFIRPRRFGKSLLLSMLRSYYDLSQKDKFQQLFGNLWIGQHTTPLQGKYQILYLDFSKIGGSIDELPQRFDSYSAVQLDGFLNRYREYYTDEFIERFSAADKGIDKLHILDDEARRLGYPLYLIIDEYDNFTNVVLNEKGNEIYRAITHASGFYRDAFKNYKGMFDRIFMIGVSPVTLDDLSSGYNIGWNISTSPVFNQMLGFSEKDVRTMFQYYKETGQLHGDIEEMILEMKPWYDNYCFARQSLSSDPKMFNCDMVLYYLRNRIQLGASPEQMIDPNTRTDYNKMKKLIQLDRLDGNRKGVIKRIAEEGKIITNLFQSFSADQITNPEIFPSLLFYYGMLTIIGTRGNLTILGIPNTNVRKQYYEYILEEYQNHHYINLIDIEILFNNMAFDGEWRPALEFIAKAYKENSSVRSSIEGERNIQGFFTAYLSVNAYYLTTPEVELNHGFCDMFLMPDLQRYAEIAHSYIVELKYLPKEKFDAQSAEQWEEAVAQIHGYAASPKVRLLCQGTQLHCIVIQFCGWEMVRMEEV
- a CDS encoding HU family DNA-binding protein; protein product: MARYIMEEMPDIQKTGKRITYPKFARIDNASIKELAQRVGDVSGFSAGDIEGVLLQTAIEMAHLMAEGRSVKIDGIGTFTPSLALCRDKEREEAEEGAKHRNAQSICVGGVNFRADRTMIRNINERCRLERAPWKPQRSSKKFTPEQRLTLALKFLDEHAFLTVRNYQRLTGLLQTAATKELKQWADLPESGIDIAGRGSHRVYVKKKVATE
- a CDS encoding Hsp70 family protein is translated as MPILLTVENLVTADLSTIHKEQATYVGIDFGTSTTVVSYSYFDNEKRIVVTEVMNLRQKQSDGADFTGEKVPTVIALYHNRVLVGEGAANLKYELEKNKDVWYSFKMELGEDLGAKYCNSILGKDKSVRIQNAKDATILFFRFLKKEIESYVEQKGLCQNIKYAVSIPASFEANQRRDLVDALISNQMDVSKQSLIDEPNAAFLNYIHESEMNNEAVVIPKDINPKMLVFDFGAGTCDISILEIGVDYKGVYSKNLSISKFEKLGGNDIDRYIAYEILYPELLSHNHLDMDIFIMSEKKKIINALLTTAENLKIRICKAISLMRDSFDLSGLEQEYKVSVKDIRINTSKGVLYMDEIFLTSIQFAELMKVFTRKKSDVIQKEKQIYNSIYDCVKTSIRKARLEVDDVDYVLLVGGSSLNPYVQAALKSWLPYSKLLLFPDLQTCVSKGASIHSFIYNSFGQNIVQPITSEPICIITKNDQLMTLVPAGTVMPTDTIEIDNLAIVKEGQKTVEFPICISNENKILTNLVITSNEQNGFSLDTPIKLQLELTADKLLTINAKVGSETCLVSAINPFANKELTSQERIALRAEKKAYNTTANNRGVPSKECLLELAKAYENATLNLKAAETYEECNELYPGTISYNKLGCCFSSAGNNRKALRYGEKAYEYSKDAVSAFNLGYRYKNIDTSMFLKYIHESLAMCPNKPHPLFELGKYEKKEGKKIEGVEKIKKAYNIWKAQYDNGTLSDVDYTWLPSAAEELGESIFAEEVRKKAKRISLDDFYNSNNTVAVKGD